A window of the Vibrio ostreae genome harbors these coding sequences:
- the lpdA gene encoding dihydrolipoyl dehydrogenase: MSKEIKAQVVVLGAGPAGYSAAFRCADLGLDTVLIERYNTLGGVCLNVGCIPSKALLHVAKVIEEAKALAEHGIVFGEPQTDIDKIRLWKEKVINQLTGGLGGMAKMRKVNVVNGLGKFTGPNSIEVTGEDGTTVVNFDNAIVAAGSRPIELPFIPHEDPRIWDSTDALELKEVPQKLLIMGGGIIGLEMGTVYHALGSQIDVVEMFDQVIPAADKDIVKVFTKRIAKKFNLMLETKVTAVEAKEDGIYVSMEGKKAPAEAERYDAVLVAIGRVPNGKLLEAEKAGLEVDERGFINVDKQMRTNVPHIFAIGDIVGQPMLAHKGVHEGHVAAEVIAGKKHYFDPKVIPSIAYTEPEVAWVGKTEKEAKAEGLNYEVATFPWAASGRAIASDCSDGMTKLIFDKETHRVIGGAIVGTNGGELLGEIGLAIEMGCDAEDIALTIHAHPTLHESVGLASEVFEGTITDLPNAKAKKKK; encoded by the coding sequence ATGAGCAAAGAAATTAAAGCCCAGGTTGTAGTGCTAGGTGCCGGTCCTGCTGGTTACTCCGCTGCATTCCGTTGTGCAGACTTAGGTCTGGATACTGTACTTATCGAACGTTACAACACTCTGGGTGGTGTCTGTCTAAACGTGGGTTGTATCCCGTCGAAAGCGTTGCTGCACGTAGCGAAAGTTATCGAAGAAGCGAAAGCGCTGGCTGAGCACGGTATCGTGTTTGGCGAACCACAAACGGACATCGACAAGATCCGTCTGTGGAAAGAAAAAGTAATCAACCAGCTGACTGGCGGTCTTGGCGGTATGGCTAAGATGCGTAAAGTTAACGTAGTGAACGGCCTGGGTAAATTTACTGGTCCTAACTCTATCGAAGTGACCGGCGAAGACGGTACTACCGTTGTTAACTTCGACAACGCTATCGTAGCTGCAGGTTCTCGTCCTATCGAACTGCCTTTCATTCCACATGAAGACCCACGTATCTGGGACTCAACTGACGCACTGGAACTGAAAGAAGTACCACAAAAACTGCTGATCATGGGTGGCGGTATCATCGGCCTGGAAATGGGTACGGTTTACCACGCACTGGGTTCTCAAATCGACGTGGTTGAAATGTTCGACCAGGTTATCCCGGCGGCAGATAAAGACATCGTTAAAGTCTTCACTAAGCGTATCGCGAAGAAATTTAACCTGATGCTGGAAACTAAAGTTACTGCAGTTGAAGCGAAAGAAGACGGTATCTACGTTTCAATGGAAGGCAAGAAAGCGCCGGCTGAAGCTGAGCGTTACGACGCAGTACTTGTGGCAATCGGTCGTGTGCCAAACGGCAAACTACTGGAAGCTGAGAAAGCAGGTCTGGAAGTGGATGAGCGTGGTTTCATCAACGTTGATAAGCAAATGCGCACCAACGTACCACACATCTTCGCTATCGGTGATATCGTAGGTCAGCCAATGCTGGCGCACAAAGGTGTGCACGAAGGTCACGTAGCAGCAGAAGTGATTGCTGGTAAGAAACACTACTTCGATCCTAAAGTTATTCCTTCAATTGCTTACACTGAGCCAGAAGTGGCTTGGGTTGGTAAGACTGAGAAAGAAGCGAAAGCAGAAGGTCTGAACTACGAAGTAGCGACTTTCCCATGGGCTGCATCTGGCCGTGCTATCGCATCTGACTGCTCAGACGGTATGACCAAACTGATCTTCGATAAAGAGACTCACCGCGTTATCGGTGGTGCTATCGTAGGTACTAACGGTGGTGAACTGCTGGGTGAAATCGGTCTGGCGATCGAGATGGGTTGTGATGCTGAAGACATCGCTCTGACTATCCACGCTCACCCGACTCTGCATGAGTCTGTGGGTCTGGCATCAGAAGTGTTTGAAGGTACCATCACTGACCTGCCAAACGCAAAAGCGAAAAAGAAAAAGTAA
- a CDS encoding LuxR/HapR/OpaR family quorum-sensing transcriptional regulator: MDASIEKRPRTRLSPQKRKLQLMEIALEVFANRGIGRGGHADIAEIAQVSVATVFNYFPTREDLVDDVLTYVVRQFSNFLTDNIDLDAHAKENLGNITEQMVKLAIDDCHWLKVWFEWSASTRDEVWPLFVSSNRTNQLLLKNMFAKAIERGEVCDQHDSEDLATLFHGVCYSLFVQANRVRDEGQVLKLVQSYLDMLCIYKEQ, encoded by the coding sequence ATGGACGCATCTATCGAGAAACGCCCCAGAACCAGGCTTTCCCCGCAAAAACGTAAACTGCAATTAATGGAAATTGCACTGGAGGTTTTTGCTAATCGTGGGATTGGTCGAGGCGGTCACGCCGATATCGCAGAAATCGCTCAGGTTTCTGTCGCTACTGTGTTTAACTACTTCCCGACTCGCGAAGATTTGGTCGATGACGTGCTCACTTATGTAGTACGCCAGTTTTCCAACTTCCTCACTGACAACATCGATCTCGATGCTCACGCTAAAGAAAATCTTGGCAACATCACCGAGCAGATGGTCAAACTGGCAATCGATGATTGCCACTGGCTGAAAGTGTGGTTTGAGTGGAGTGCTTCGACCCGTGATGAAGTGTGGCCGCTGTTTGTCTCCAGCAACCGCACCAACCAGCTGCTGCTGAAAAACATGTTTGCCAAGGCGATTGAGCGTGGTGAAGTGTGTGACCAGCATGACTCTGAAGATCTGGCCACCCTGTTTCATGGTGTTTGCTACTCACTGTTCGTACAGGCAAATCGTGTGCGTGATGAAGGTCAGGTGCTTAAGCTGGTGCAAAGCTATCTCGACATGCTGTGTATCTACAAAGAGCAGTAA
- the hpt gene encoding hypoxanthine phosphoribosyltransferase, whose amino-acid sequence MKHTVEVMISEQEVQERVRTLGQQITEHYQGSEDLVLVGLLRGSFVFMADLARAINLTHQVDFMTASSYGNTMESSRDVRILKDLDDDIKGKDVLLVEDIIDTGNTLNKVKEILSLRAPKSIQICTLLDKPSRREVNVDVKWIGFEIPDEFVVGVGIDYAQKYRHLPFIGKVIPQEG is encoded by the coding sequence ATGAAACACACAGTTGAAGTAATGATTTCTGAACAAGAAGTTCAGGAACGTGTTCGCACGCTTGGTCAGCAGATCACTGAGCACTATCAGGGCAGCGAAGACCTGGTTCTGGTCGGCCTGCTACGTGGTTCTTTCGTATTTATGGCGGATCTGGCCCGTGCGATCAACTTGACCCATCAGGTCGACTTTATGACAGCGTCGAGCTATGGCAATACCATGGAAAGTTCACGCGATGTGCGTATCCTGAAAGATCTGGATGACGACATCAAAGGCAAGGATGTCCTGCTGGTCGAAGACATTATCGACACCGGTAATACGTTAAATAAAGTGAAAGAGATTTTGTCACTGCGCGCGCCGAAATCAATTCAGATCTGTACGCTGCTCGATAAGCCGTCACGCCGTGAAGTGAATGTTGATGTGAAGTGGATTGGTTTTGAGATCCCGGACGAGTTCGTGGTTGGTGTTGGTATCGACTACGCGCAGAAATATCGTCATCTGCCATTTATTGGCAAGGTCATTCCGCAGGAAGGCTGA
- the can gene encoding carbonate dehydratase: MPEIKQLFDNNSKWSESIKAERPEYFRQLAEGQNPDFLWIGCSDSRVPAERLTGLYSGELFVHRNVANQVIHTDLNCLSVVQYAVDVLKVKHIIICGHYGCGGVTASIDNPQLGLINNWLLHIRDLYFKHRTYLDQMPAEDRSDKLAEINVAEQVYNLGNSTILQNAWQRGQDVELHGVVYGIGDGRLEYLGVRCHSREGIDDSYNQSMAKILNPQHKLLCR, encoded by the coding sequence ATGCCAGAGATTAAACAACTATTCGACAACAACTCTAAGTGGTCAGAGTCGATCAAAGCCGAAAGACCTGAATACTTCAGACAGTTAGCCGAAGGACAAAACCCCGACTTTCTATGGATTGGTTGCTCTGACAGCCGCGTCCCTGCTGAACGACTCACCGGCCTGTATTCCGGCGAACTGTTTGTCCACCGCAATGTGGCCAACCAGGTCATTCATACCGACCTCAACTGCCTGTCAGTGGTTCAGTATGCGGTTGACGTACTTAAAGTCAAACACATCATCATCTGTGGCCATTACGGCTGTGGTGGCGTAACGGCTTCGATTGACAACCCGCAACTGGGGCTTATCAACAACTGGCTACTGCATATTCGCGATCTGTATTTCAAGCACCGCACTTACCTCGACCAGATGCCTGCCGAAGACCGTTCAGACAAACTGGCTGAAATTAACGTCGCGGAACAGGTGTATAACCTGGGTAACTCGACCATCTTACAGAATGCCTGGCAACGTGGCCAGGATGTCGAGCTGCACGGCGTGGTATACGGGATCGGCGATGGCCGGCTGGAATACTTAGGCGTGCGCTGTCACAGTCGCGAAGGCATTGATGACAGCTACAATCAGTCGATGGCGAAAATTTTGAATCCGCAGCACAAGCTGCTGTGTCGCTGA
- a CDS encoding ABC transporter ATP-binding protein, whose protein sequence is MYALEIEELRKTYAGGFEALKGVSLKVSKGDFYALLGPNGAGKSTTIGIISSLVNKTSGGVKVFGHNIDTHLEQAKQHLGLVPQEFNFNPFETVEQIVMQQAGYYGVSRTLAKERAEKYLTQLDLWEKRKERARNLSGGMKRRLMIARALMHEPQLLILDEPTAGVDIELRRSMWEFLKKINQQGITIILTTHYLEEAEMLCRHIGIINRGELIENTTMKALLGKLQVETFILDIDDESKLQTLQDVVSQRVVEGSLEIELAKTQGMNHVFAQLSQMGINVMSMRNKANRLEELFVSIVRQQSEG, encoded by the coding sequence ATGTACGCATTAGAGATAGAAGAGCTGCGCAAAACCTATGCCGGTGGTTTTGAAGCACTCAAGGGCGTCAGTCTGAAAGTCAGTAAAGGTGACTTTTACGCCCTGCTCGGCCCAAACGGGGCGGGTAAATCGACCACTATCGGTATCATTTCCTCTCTGGTTAACAAGACCTCCGGTGGTGTGAAGGTGTTTGGTCACAATATTGATACCCATCTGGAGCAGGCCAAGCAGCATCTTGGTCTGGTACCGCAAGAATTTAACTTTAATCCGTTTGAAACGGTGGAGCAGATCGTGATGCAACAAGCCGGTTATTACGGCGTGTCACGCACTCTGGCCAAAGAGCGGGCGGAAAAGTACCTGACTCAGCTCGACCTGTGGGAAAAACGTAAAGAGCGGGCGCGTAATCTGTCGGGCGGGATGAAACGCCGTCTGATGATTGCCCGTGCGCTGATGCATGAGCCGCAACTGCTGATCCTTGATGAACCGACTGCCGGGGTGGATATTGAACTGCGCCGCTCAATGTGGGAGTTTCTCAAGAAAATCAACCAGCAGGGCATTACCATTATTCTGACCACTCACTACCTCGAAGAAGCGGAAATGCTGTGTCGCCACATCGGTATCATTAACCGCGGTGAACTGATTGAAAATACCACTATGAAAGCGTTACTGGGTAAGTTACAGGTTGAAACCTTCATTCTTGATATCGACGATGAAAGCAAACTGCAAACTCTGCAGGATGTGGTGTCGCAGCGTGTGGTTGAAGGTTCACTGGAGATTGAGTTGGCGAAAACCCAGGGCATGAATCACGTGTTTGCCCAGTTGTCGCAGATGGGCATCAATGTGATGTCGATGCGTAACAAGGCCAACCGTCTTGAAGAGCTGTTTGTCAGCATCGTACGCCAGCAGAGTGAGGGGTAA
- a CDS encoding ABC transporter permease — protein MYQIYWTAFRSLLRKEIKRFTRIWVQTLVPPAITMSLYFIIFGNLIGSRIGEMNGFTYMEYIVPGLIMMSVITNSYSNVASSFFSAKFQKNIEELLVAPVPNYVIIGGYVMGGVARGLLVGAMVTFVSLFFVDLSVDHWGIITATVFLTSVVFALGGLINAVFARSFDDISIIPTFVLTPLTYLGGVFYSISLLPDVWQVVSKINPIVYMVNAFRYGFLGVSDVDITTSFSVLGVFVVLLYAVAHYLVSKGRGLRS, from the coding sequence ATGTATCAGATTTACTGGACGGCGTTTCGCAGCCTGCTGCGCAAAGAGATCAAGCGTTTTACCCGTATCTGGGTGCAGACCCTGGTACCGCCGGCGATTACCATGAGCCTGTATTTCATCATTTTTGGCAATCTGATCGGCTCACGTATCGGTGAGATGAACGGCTTCACTTACATGGAATACATCGTGCCCGGTCTGATTATGATGTCGGTGATCACCAACTCGTATTCCAATGTTGCCTCGTCGTTTTTCAGCGCTAAGTTCCAGAAGAACATTGAAGAGTTGCTGGTTGCGCCGGTGCCTAACTACGTCATCATTGGTGGCTATGTGATGGGTGGAGTGGCGCGTGGCCTGCTGGTCGGTGCTATGGTGACCTTTGTATCGCTGTTTTTCGTTGATCTTAGTGTCGATCACTGGGGCATCATCACAGCGACCGTGTTCCTGACCTCTGTGGTGTTTGCTTTGGGCGGTCTGATCAATGCTGTGTTTGCCCGCTCGTTTGATGATATCTCCATCATTCCGACCTTTGTACTGACACCGCTGACCTATCTCGGTGGGGTGTTTTACTCCATCAGTCTGTTGCCTGATGTGTGGCAGGTGGTGTCGAAGATCAACCCGATTGTCTATATGGTCAACGCGTTCCGTTACGGCTTTTTGGGCGTCTCCGATGTGGATATTACCACCTCGTTCAGCGTGTTGGGCGTGTTTGTGGTACTGCTGTATGCGGTGGCTCATTACCTGGTCAGCAAAGGGCGCGGGTTACGCAGTTAA
- the panC gene encoding pantoate--beta-alanine ligase codes for MQTFADISALREQIKQYKRDDRRIAFVPTMGNLHEGHLTLVRKARELADVVVVSIFVNPMQFERADDLNNYPRTLDDDLSKLNAAGVDLVFTPTPDIMYPYGLDKQTFVEVPGLSHMLEGASRPGHFRGVATIVTKLFNIVQPNVACFGEKDYQQLAVIRQMVDDLCLNLEIVGVPTVREMDGLAMSSRNNLLTLDERQRAPVLARTMRWISSAIRGGRVDYSSIVEDAIDQLRAADLEPDEIFIRDARTLLPISADSKQAVILMSAFLGKVRLIDNQMVDLSEAKASSEEE; via the coding sequence ATGCAGACTTTTGCTGACATTTCCGCTCTGCGCGAGCAGATCAAACAGTATAAGCGTGATGATCGCCGGATCGCATTTGTTCCGACGATGGGCAATTTGCACGAAGGCCACCTGACGCTGGTGCGCAAAGCACGTGAACTGGCCGATGTGGTTGTGGTGAGTATTTTTGTCAACCCGATGCAGTTTGAACGGGCCGATGATCTCAACAACTATCCTCGTACCCTGGACGACGACCTGAGCAAACTCAATGCTGCCGGAGTCGATCTGGTGTTTACCCCGACGCCGGACATCATGTATCCGTACGGCCTGGATAAACAGACGTTTGTTGAAGTACCTGGTTTATCGCACATGCTGGAAGGCGCTTCGCGTCCGGGTCACTTCCGTGGCGTGGCGACGATCGTCACTAAGCTGTTCAACATCGTGCAGCCGAATGTGGCCTGCTTCGGCGAAAAAGATTATCAGCAGTTGGCGGTGATTCGCCAGATGGTGGACGATCTGTGCCTCAATCTCGAGATCGTTGGTGTACCCACCGTACGTGAGATGGATGGCCTGGCAATGAGTTCGCGCAATAACCTGCTGACTCTGGATGAGCGCCAGCGCGCACCGGTTCTGGCGCGCACCATGCGCTGGATCAGCAGCGCGATTCGCGGCGGCCGGGTTGATTACAGCTCGATTGTGGAAGATGCGATCGATCAGCTGCGCGCAGCGGATCTGGAGCCGGATGAAATTTTCATCCGCGACGCCCGTACCCTGCTGCCAATCTCAGCCGACAGCAAACAGGCGGTGATCCTGATGTCGGCTTTCCTCGGTAAAGTACGTCTGATCGATAATCAGATGGTGGATCTCAGTGAAGCCAAAGCCTCCTCTGAAGAAGAGTAA
- the panB gene encoding 3-methyl-2-oxobutanoate hydroxymethyltransferase — protein sequence MKKITINDLMQWKQEGRKFPTSTAYDASFAQLFESQEMPVLLVGDSLGMVLQGQSDTLPVTVEDIVYHTRCVRAGSPNCLLMADMPFMSYATPEQACENAAKIVRAGANMVKIEGGDWLVDTVKMLTERAIPVCAHLGLTPQSVNIFGGYKVQGREQDKADRMVKDALALQEAGAQIILLECVPASLAQRITQLLDVPVIGIGAGNVTDGQILVMHDMFGISANYMPKFSKNFLAETGDMRKAVAKYMDDVTRGAFPDDAHTIA from the coding sequence ATGAAAAAAATTACCATTAATGACCTGATGCAATGGAAACAGGAAGGGCGTAAATTCCCGACCTCGACCGCTTACGACGCCAGTTTCGCCCAGCTGTTTGAAAGCCAGGAGATGCCGGTTCTGTTGGTCGGTGACTCTCTGGGTATGGTGTTACAAGGCCAAAGCGACACCTTGCCGGTCACAGTAGAAGATATCGTGTATCACACCCGCTGTGTGCGAGCCGGCAGCCCGAACTGCCTGCTGATGGCCGACATGCCCTTTATGAGCTACGCCACGCCGGAGCAGGCGTGTGAAAACGCGGCGAAAATCGTTCGTGCCGGGGCCAACATGGTGAAGATTGAAGGTGGTGACTGGCTGGTCGACACGGTGAAAATGTTGACCGAGCGCGCGATTCCAGTCTGTGCCCATCTGGGCCTGACTCCGCAATCGGTGAACATTTTTGGCGGCTACAAGGTTCAGGGCCGTGAACAGGATAAAGCCGATCGCATGGTCAAAGATGCGCTGGCGCTGCAAGAAGCCGGTGCCCAGATCATTCTGCTGGAATGTGTTCCGGCGTCGCTGGCACAACGCATTACCCAGTTACTTGATGTGCCGGTGATCGGTATTGGTGCAGGTAATGTTACCGATGGCCAGATTCTGGTCATGCACGATATGTTTGGTATCTCGGCTAACTACATGCCGAAATTCTCGAAAAACTTTCTCGCAGAAACAGGGGATATGCGAAAGGCTGTAGCGAAATACATGGATGATGTGACGCGCGGTGCTTTCCCTGACGATGCACATACTATCGCCTAA
- the folK gene encoding 2-amino-4-hydroxy-6-hydroxymethyldihydropteridine diphosphokinase, whose translation MITAYIAVGSNLSDPVAQAKQAIEALKSVPKSRFIATSSLYSSTPMGPQDQPDYINAVVAIETDLTPLELLDCTQAIEQEHGRVRKAERWGPRTLDLDIVLYGNEVIESERLIVPHYGMKVREFVLYPLAEIAPNLQLPDGTGLSELLITVPRNGLSIWHAPTPGKDNK comes from the coding sequence ATGATCACAGCGTATATCGCCGTAGGCAGTAACCTAAGTGACCCGGTGGCCCAGGCCAAACAAGCCATTGAAGCACTGAAATCTGTCCCGAAGTCGCGTTTTATCGCGACTTCGTCGCTGTATAGCAGCACCCCGATGGGGCCACAGGACCAACCGGATTACATTAATGCGGTCGTCGCCATCGAAACCGACTTAACCCCGCTGGAGCTGTTAGATTGCACCCAGGCAATCGAACAGGAACACGGGCGAGTTCGTAAAGCCGAACGTTGGGGGCCACGTACCCTCGACCTGGATATCGTGCTGTACGGCAATGAGGTGATTGAGTCCGAGCGACTTATCGTGCCTCATTACGGTATGAAAGTGCGTGAATTTGTACTTTACCCGCTCGCAGAAATCGCACCCAATTTACAACTCCCTGATGGGACTGGGCTGAGCGAACTGTTAATCACAGTGCCGCGTAACGGGCTCAGTATTTGGCATGCGCCAACTCCTGGTAAGGACAACAAATGA
- the pcnB gene encoding polynucleotide adenylyltransferase PcnB, protein MNNNDLEPSKQRVYPELALNIITRQDHNVSREQISENALKVLYRLHGAGFEAYLVGGGVRDLLLGGKPKDFDVATNATPEQIRQLFRNCRLIGRRFRLAHIMFGRDIIEVATFRGHHQENNKQLASQSEAGMLLRDNVYGTIDEDAERRDFTINAMYYNIADYSIHDYAGGREDMEDKLVRLIGDPETRYREDPVRMLRAIRFAVKLDFDIEEETAAPIEHLAPLLRDIPAARLYEESLKMLQSGYGLETYHLMREYDLFQQLFPTIAQYFSEEYDSQTELMLDLALDSTDQRIEEGKRINPAFMFAAMLWYPMMEQAKELMHSHNFNDYDAVMEASNRILDEVVKRIAIPRRHTATIREIWQLQLRLPRRTGKRAFRLMELNKFRAGFDFLEMRGEVEGGETKQLADWWETFQTAGRNMRQAMVTDLDGTTATGKPSSRRRRSPRKKKSKTSS, encoded by the coding sequence ATGAATAACAACGATTTAGAACCAAGCAAACAACGCGTATACCCAGAGCTCGCTCTGAATATTATTACGCGCCAGGATCACAATGTCTCGCGTGAGCAGATCAGCGAGAATGCGCTAAAAGTGTTGTACCGTCTTCATGGTGCAGGCTTTGAGGCGTATCTGGTCGGTGGCGGCGTGCGTGACTTACTGCTGGGCGGTAAGCCCAAAGATTTCGATGTCGCCACCAATGCGACGCCGGAGCAAATTCGTCAGCTGTTTCGCAACTGCCGGCTGATTGGCCGTCGCTTCCGTCTCGCCCACATTATGTTCGGGCGTGACATCATTGAAGTGGCGACCTTCCGTGGCCATCACCAGGAAAACAACAAGCAGCTCGCTTCGCAGTCTGAAGCCGGCATGTTGCTGCGTGACAACGTCTACGGCACCATCGATGAAGATGCCGAGCGCCGAGATTTCACCATCAATGCCATGTACTACAACATCGCCGATTACAGCATTCACGATTATGCGGGTGGCCGGGAAGACATGGAAGACAAGCTGGTGCGCCTGATTGGCGATCCGGAGACCCGCTATCGCGAGGATCCGGTGCGGATGCTGCGTGCCATCCGCTTTGCCGTCAAACTCGATTTCGACATCGAAGAAGAGACCGCGGCGCCAATTGAACATCTGGCTCCGCTGCTGCGCGATATTCCGGCTGCGCGTCTGTATGAAGAGTCGCTGAAAATGCTGCAATCCGGATACGGCCTGGAAACGTATCACCTGATGCGTGAATATGACCTGTTCCAGCAGCTGTTTCCGACCATAGCGCAGTATTTTAGCGAAGAGTACGACTCCCAGACCGAGCTGATGCTGGATCTGGCGCTGGATTCCACTGATCAGCGCATTGAAGAAGGCAAACGGATCAATCCGGCCTTCATGTTTGCCGCCATGCTGTGGTATCCGATGATGGAGCAGGCCAAAGAGCTGATGCACAGCCACAACTTCAACGATTACGATGCGGTGATGGAAGCCAGCAACCGCATCCTAGATGAAGTGGTAAAACGCATCGCGATTCCGCGTCGCCACACGGCAACAATCCGTGAAATCTGGCAATTGCAACTGCGTCTGCCACGCCGCACCGGTAAGCGCGCGTTCCGTCTGATGGAGCTGAATAAATTCCGCGCCGGCTTCGATTTTCTTGAGATGCGCGGCGAAGTGGAAGGCGGTGAAACCAAACAACTGGCTGACTGGTGGGAAACCTTCCAGACAGCAGGGCGCAATATGCGCCAGGCGATGGTGACGGATCTCGATGGCACAACAGCCACAGGCAAACCGAGTTCGCGTCGTCGTCGCTCTCCACGTAAGAAAAAGAGTAAAACCTCGTCATGA
- the dksA gene encoding RNA polymerase-binding protein DksA gives MQESKKKTLGILAIAGVEPYQEKPGEEYMSPEQIAHFTKILEAWRNQLRAEVDRTVHHMQDEAANFPDPVDRASQEEEFSLELRNRDRERRLIKKIEKTLDKIKEEDFGFCESCGVEIGVRRLEARPTADLCIDCKTLAEIKEKQMLG, from the coding sequence ATGCAAGAGTCCAAAAAGAAAACGCTAGGCATCCTAGCCATTGCAGGTGTTGAGCCGTATCAGGAAAAACCAGGTGAAGAGTACATGTCACCTGAGCAGATCGCTCATTTTACAAAAATTTTAGAAGCCTGGCGTAACCAGCTGCGGGCAGAAGTTGATCGTACTGTACACCATATGCAGGATGAAGCAGCCAACTTCCCGGATCCGGTTGACCGCGCTTCTCAGGAAGAAGAATTCAGCCTTGAACTGCGCAACCGTGACCGTGAGCGTCGTTTGATTAAGAAAATCGAGAAGACCTTAGACAAGATCAAAGAAGAAGATTTTGGCTTTTGTGAATCTTGTGGGGTAGAAATCGGCGTACGTCGCCTGGAAGCTCGCCCGACCGCTGACCTGTGTATTGACTGTAAGACACTTGCAGAAATCAAAGAAAAGCAGATGCTGGGTTAA
- the sfsA gene encoding DNA/RNA nuclease SfsA — translation MQFSPPLQPATLIQRYKRFLADVTTGDDHTMTIHCANTGAMTGCAIPGSTVWYSTSDNPKRKYPHSWELVDTPAGHRICVNTARANQLAVEAIQNGTIKELQGYDQLRTEVKYGNENSRIDILLNSESGPHCYIEVKSVTLLQQGDLNPDGESPVAGQGYFPDAVTTRGQKHLRELTEMARNGSRAVLLFTVLHSGIEKVAPAHHIDANYSRLLQMAQEAGVEVLCYKAELCQHHIQLVSSIDFAQDSTKY, via the coding sequence ATGCAGTTTTCCCCGCCTCTTCAGCCTGCGACTTTGATCCAGCGCTATAAACGATTTCTGGCCGATGTCACCACCGGCGATGATCACACCATGACCATACATTGCGCCAATACTGGTGCCATGACCGGCTGCGCCATTCCCGGCAGTACGGTATGGTATTCGACATCGGATAATCCGAAACGCAAATATCCGCACAGCTGGGAGCTGGTCGACACGCCAGCCGGACATCGCATCTGCGTCAACACCGCACGCGCCAACCAACTGGCCGTGGAAGCCATTCAAAATGGTACGATCAAAGAGCTGCAGGGTTATGATCAGTTACGCACCGAAGTCAAATATGGCAATGAAAATAGCCGCATCGATATCTTGCTCAACTCAGAATCCGGTCCACACTGTTATATAGAGGTGAAAAGTGTCACGCTGCTGCAGCAAGGCGACTTAAACCCGGACGGAGAGTCCCCTGTCGCGGGTCAGGGCTACTTCCCGGATGCTGTTACCACACGAGGCCAGAAACATCTGCGAGAGCTAACAGAAATGGCCAGAAATGGGAGCAGAGCGGTACTTTTGTTCACTGTTTTACATTCAGGTATTGAAAAAGTCGCTCCCGCTCACCATATAGACGCGAACTATTCACGATTGTTACAAATGGCGCAAGAAGCGGGTGTCGAAGTACTGTGCTACAAAGCGGAACTTTGCCAGCACCACATTCAACTGGTTTCTTCGATAGATTTTGCCCAGGATTCAACAAAATATTGA